The candidate division KSB1 bacterium genomic interval AGGCAGAATGGGTAGAGGTGGTAAACGTTTCGGCTGCACCTCTTTCCCTGGACGGTTGGTTCCTGGGGGATTCGCGTCAGCGCGTGCGGCTCGACTCGATTGGGCAGTGCATCGCTCCCGGTGGGTTCGGACTGATCGCGGCGAGCCGGATGTCGTCCCTACTACAGCCAGACGTCCCACTGTGGGTGCCCCGGGAGACCTGGCCCGCGCTGAACAACACGGGCGACGCAGTGGTGATTGTCTCACCTTCGGGAGCCGTTCTTGATAGCGTGTACTACCGGCCCTCCTGGCGACGCGGGGGCAGGGGCAGCCTTGAGCGACTGAGCACGACGGCCGATTCGCAGGATTCTTCCAATTGGGCCGCTTCCATCGATCCCTGCGGGTGTACACCGGGACGCGAGAACTCGGTGGCCCTGAGGCAGGTGGACCTGGCCGTCGTATCTTGCGAACCTGTGCGAGCGTATTGGCCGGAGAGCCGGAAGCTCCTGGTTGAGGTGAGGAATGTGGGTTTGAGTCCGGTTGCGGGAGGACGGATCTGGGCACGGTTGGGCGGCGGTCCCTTCGCCTCAGCCGAGGTTCCAGGGCTAGGGGTTGGGCAGTCAGCAAGGCTTACTCTGGAGCTGGACGCTCCCTCGCCGGGTGGCTGGCCGTTTGAGGTTCTGATCCAATGTTTGGGCGACGGTCGGGCGGAGAATGACACCTTGCGAGGACAGGCGTACCTTTCCCCGCCACGGAATGCCGTGGTTGTCAATGAGATCTACGCGCAAACGACCGCGGGCCAACACGAGTGGGTGGAGCTTGCGAATACTTCCGCCTGGGATCTTGACCTTCAGGGCTGGAAGCTGTGCGACAGCCGAGGGCGCCGCTACGCCGCCTCCGTGAGAGAGCCTTGCGTTCTCCGGGCGGGGGGATTGTGTCTGCTTGCGGAGGCTCCCGAGGTCACAGCCGAGTGGCCTGATCTGCCTGAATCAGCTGTTGCTTTTCCGACGCCATGGCCTAGTCTCAACGACACAGGGGACGAGCTGGTGCTACTGGATCCGAACGGCCTCGTTCAAGACAGTCTGGCCTATCGGGCCGAGTGGGGCCTCGCCCGCGGTTTCTCCTTGGAGAGGGTGTCGAAGCGGGCCGGAAGCAACGAAGGGGGCAACTGGCTTCGTTGTACGCTCCCGGAGGGCGCGACGCCGGGGAGGGAAAACAGCGTTTCTCGCACACATCCCGCCTCGGCAAACTGGCTCACCGTCGCGCCCGTTCCGTTCAGCCCGGACGGTGATGGCCGCGACGATTGGCTTTTCGTCGCCATTGATCTCCCGGTACCGACGGCCACCGTGCGCCTGGAGGTGTTTGATCTTCTCGGAAGGAGGGTGCGCACGCTGGCCGATGATCAGCCGTGCGGCCCTCAAAGGCTTTTCCTCTGGGATGGCCGTACAGACGCCGGTATGCTGTGTCGGACTGGCGCCTACATCGTGTCCTTGCGCTGGTGGACCGGTGACGGACGCTCCGGAACCGCCGTCTGCACCGTTGCCCTGGCGCGGCCCTGAGGGGGGGATAAACGGCTTGCTTTTTAAGGGGGGTGACGGTAAATTCCGTGCGCTCAAAGCGAAACCGGTGCCGTCTTCAGCGAGGTGAGGAGACTACATGGCAATCATGAACAAAATGCGGGAGCACATGGCGGTCATCCTGTTCATTGTGCTCCTCCTGTTCCTGGCCAGTATGACCATCGGTGGCTTGGTCGGGGGCGCGAACATTGTTGATATCATCTTTGGCAGGAACCCAAACGCCGTAGCCGAGGTCAATGGCAAGAACATCCCCTTCGAGAGCTTCTACAAAGCCTACCAGCAGGAGATCATCAATTACCGAGAACAGACCGGGAGGGAACCGGAAGGTCTGCAGCTCGAAAGTATCGAGGATCGGGTGTTCGAGGGCATCGTTCAGAACACCCTTCTCAGCGAGGTATTGCGGAAGAAGGGGCTGAAGGCCTACGACGAAGAAGTCGTCTTCGAGATCTTCAACAATCCCCCCGATATCTTGAGGCAGAACCCCGTGTTTCAGGACTCAACCGGTGCTTTTGACATCAATCGTTACCACCAGATCCTGAGGAATCCGGAGGCGGACTGGCGGCCGGTTGAGGACTATGTGCGTTCCACCCTCCCCCTGCGTAAGCTCCAGCGGGAGATCTTGTCGGCCGTCCGTGTGTCTGAGGAAGAGTTGAGGCAGGAGTTTGCACGCCGTAATGTGAAAGTGAGGGCTCGCTACGCCATTTTCGATGCGCAGGCCTACCTGAATCAAGTGGGTCCCATCTCCGACGAGGAGGTAGCCAAGTACTACGAGCAGCACAAGAAAGACTTTGAGGAGCCAGAGAAGCGGAAGATCCGCTACGTGCTGATTGAGAACAAACCTTCCCCCAATGACTCTGCGGAGACGCGCCGCTTTGCTCAGGAGCTCTTGGAGAGAATCCGCCAGGGAGAAGATTTTGCCGAGTTGGCCAAGGCGCATTCGGAGGATGAGGCCACTGCTGAAGCGGGAGGCGACCTGGGATTTTTCCCACGCGGGGCCATGGTGAAGCCCTTCGAGGAGGCAGCGT includes:
- a CDS encoding peptidylprolyl isomerase, whose protein sequence is MAIMNKMREHMAVILFIVLLLFLASMTIGGLVGGANIVDIIFGRNPNAVAEVNGKNIPFESFYKAYQQEIINYREQTGREPEGLQLESIEDRVFEGIVQNTLLSEVLRKKGLKAYDEEVVFEIFNNPPDILRQNPVFQDSTGAFDINRYHQILRNPEADWRPVEDYVRSTLPLRKLQREILSAVRVSEEELRQEFARRNVKVRARYAIFDAQAYLNQVGPISDEEVAKYYEQHKKDFEEPEKRKIRYVLIENKPSPNDSAETRRFAQELLERIRQGEDFAELAKAHSEDEATAEAGGDLGFFPRGAMVKPFEEAAFGAQPGQVIGPVQSPYGLHLIKVEAKRREGDKEEVQARHILLKFRPSVQTTEGARSRAEYIATRAKEVGLRQVAQAESVQVHDSGFFIEGSYIPGIGMNRRISNFVFHNPEGAVSEVYELERGFYVVEVAEIQKTRIRPLSEVKPQIQSILRQQKSVELAGNACREAYAKIQRGASLYEVVDEPSRVREPEPFTARGPVPGLGTDNSFLGAVFALAPGEISPPVKGNRGWFLIELISRDEFDEQAYRQARPQLYNELLQQKRMRAYSEWLASLKESAEIKDYRYYFFR